A single region of the Candidatus Obscuribacterales bacterium genome encodes:
- the gmk gene encoding guanylate kinase: MGIGKLVVLTGPSGVGKGTLLQLLLQRHPELRLSISMTTRSPRPGEVNGQHYLFTQRDEFQALIDQDQFLEWAEFAGNWYGTPRQPVDEWIQQGEWVILEIELHGARQIRESYADAFHIFLLPPSLAELERRVRSRGHDSEEAIARRLKRAEAEIAAADEFDMQVVNDDLDQALAAIEASLFARSPAHVHD; encoded by the coding sequence GACAGGGCCTAGTGGTGTGGGCAAGGGGACGTTGCTGCAGTTGTTGTTGCAGCGCCACCCGGAACTGCGTCTTTCGATTTCCATGACGACGCGATCGCCCCGTCCGGGAGAAGTTAACGGGCAGCACTACCTGTTCACCCAGCGGGACGAGTTTCAAGCTCTGATTGATCAAGACCAGTTTTTAGAATGGGCGGAATTTGCCGGCAACTGGTATGGGACACCGCGTCAGCCAGTGGATGAGTGGATTCAGCAGGGAGAGTGGGTGATCCTGGAAATCGAGCTGCATGGTGCGCGGCAAATTCGGGAATCCTATGCGGATGCCTTTCACATCTTCTTGCTGCCGCCGTCGTTGGCTGAACTGGAGCGGCGGGTGCGCAGTCGGGGCCATGATTCCGAAGAAGCGATCGCTCGTCGTCTGAAGCGGGCAGAGGCAGAAATCGCGGCGGCGGATGAGTTTGATATGCAAGTGGTTAATGATGATCTAGATCAGGCCCTAGCTGCCATTGAGGCGAGTTTGTTTGCCCGATCGCCGGCCCATGTTCACGATTAA